The genomic segment TTTCTGTGTGTAGTTTAACTCATtgaaacatatttcatttagttttgttattttttctctAATTCCAGTTTGTGTCATCAACTAACTTTACTGCTGATTTCATTACGCCTCCGTTCCACATAATTATGGAGACAGGATTATGCCACCATGACTCAGCGCAGATGAGGGTACCAGTGCGTCTGGCCCATGGCATGACAAAAACAGGGCCATAGATATTTCCTATTATAGATTTATTTTCTCATGCCAAACCAGTGAGAAGTCCATACATATTCACTTCAAGGTTTTCCAATGAAGTGAAGGCAAAGGATTAGTAAAATGCTGTACATATTTTGGTGAGAAAGCTACCAGGTCCCCTTTACAGTGTCTGCTGTAAAACTAcagtttcttgtgtttttcattactagtgtctttctttctttttcctcttctatattttcatgttgCATTTCATGCATTTGTTTCTCTTGCAGGGATCCGCTCGTGGGACACCAACCTTTTAGACTGCAACCTGGACCAGGAACTTAAGCTGTTTGTCTCCAGACACTCGGCTCGTTTTTCTGCAGATGTCAAAGGTAAACATGAAGATAAAAGACCTTTTTTAGTCATAACGCTGCATCCTAAAGAAAATTTACATACACGCTATCCCAAAGACGATAGAAGTGTGCAGATAATGTTGTAAAAGCAGTAGCGATACTACTACAATAGTGTAAATGTAGTCCtgcatttgaaataaacaaagatacacacacacacacacacacacacacacactattaaaagtaaatgttctcTTCATGTGCACTGTGCAGCAGAacgtttgttgttgttgatcaAGCtagttttaaaaccttttaataaaTCACAGCTTGTTCATTTGtaaaaatcatacattttttaaagagcaTTATCTCTCAAACAcgctttaatttaaaagtttaaaaatttacaaaataaagttagTGATAAAACGAGATATAAGAGGGAACTAATTATGAAAACGATGCTATGACAAAAAGACATAGTAGGAGAAAACATTGAATaccatattttaaaaacactgtgtcAAAGCCATTTAGCATAAAGTACTTGAGCAACAAGCGGAAACACTCAAGTGCAATACAATTAAGTCAAAACTGTCCTTAATTACAGTACGGTCATAGTACTTAGGTACGTCCCACTTCCTGCCTTTCTTAGCAGCGTACACTCACATCCTTGCAGTATACTAATCCGGAAGGTTTTATTACTTTCCCTGGCATCATCCTCTCAGCATTTTGTTACATGGTGCTTTTATAGCTGCATCATTTGCAAGGTGAGGGACAGCTTCATAGAGATGGAACAGATCCAGTAGGACAGGATGTCGTCTGTCAGTGGGCAGTATGGCCTTGACGGTCAGCAGCAGTCTGCCTGGCTCTGCTCCATATTGGATACACCCAGCAGGGCTTAATGCATCACAATAAAATGATCCTGCCAACAACTGCTACTGCAGTTTTGATGCATTAATATCAAATACCAGAATTGTTCTGACAGATGTGGAATATAAGATGAGAGGGAGGTAAAACAATAGTCTGCGATAACATTCAAAGGAACTCTAAATCCTCACTCCCCTTCATCCCACGTTTTTTGTACCATTTAACCACCCTTCATTCTTTTCTCTCGTTATTCCTCCTGTGTGCTGTTGCCTTGCAACCCAGTACTAGATGCACAGTTGATTTGGGAGTAATTAGCACTGCTAGAATCCCCAGAGGCAAGTGTCTGTCTCTGAAAATGGGGGGTGTGTGGCATCTAGGACTCGGTTGAGACTGTGAGGGTGGGGAATGGCTGAAGGAGGATgagaagaaagcaaacaagCAAGCAAGGGAGGGGGATGAGGTTCAAAAGCATACAGTAGGTTAAAATGAGAGAATACGGCAAAGATAGATGCGGGCGGTAAAAGAGCTGCAAGATACAGGAGGGAGAGTAATGCAGTGAGGTAATGAAGGCTATGCTCTGCAATTCAGTACTGCATAAGCAGGAAAACTGGAATAGTGGAGTTCTGTTATATTCTTGTGCCTCAGGCTTTTTGCGTAACCTTTTTCAAGGGGAGACTAGTCATTATGTTTTGAACTTCCAGTATGCTTTCTGGTTACTGTAAAGACTAGAAATAAGGAAGAACAACCTGGTTCTTTAATGTACTATAACTGAGATGTTCAAAACATATTAATTTCCATGTTTATTTAGAGCAATAAATAAACTACAATACAGAAAACCTAAAGCAAAAAGTCTAAAACTGATACATTGTGGGTATATAGTGGACTAGTTCTTGGTTAGGGATAGTAACTTTGCTAAGATGCTTTGGGGTAATTGTGGAACACCGGACACCGGACCCCAAGAATTAGCTCACATCAAATGTAGCAGGTGTCCACGTTAGGAACCAGAAAGcatttcaaaaattaaaaatctgctTTACTTTACCGAAGCAGCAACTGTGTTTTCAGAATGAAGCTGGACCACAGAATCAACATGAGTAATAATTACAACATCGGCTCATTAAAGTATATTTACTCTATCTCCTGAGGGAAGGGTCAGTGCttacacacaaagcagcaggtGATACTGAGGCTGAGAGGGATGAATGCAATTATGCATCTGCTTGTTGTTGACGTGTCATCCATCACGCGTATGTTAGGGCACAGGAAGTCTGGACCCCCACTGTCAATAGGAGGGAAGAAAAATTGGGAGAGACAGGAGACCCCAAGTGTCTCCTTGATGGAAATATAATACTTCTGGTTACATATAGATTTCCCAGCACTCTACTTTCAGTGCAGACAGCTCGGAAGCTTAAAAGGCAACTGCACAGTTAAAAGGCCCTCTCTAAATCACAGATCCATTAAAGACGCTTACAAGGTTGCTGAGGAAAATGCTGGCACTTATGATCAATAGTAATTAAGAATTTTGTTGACCTATATTATTAAATAGATCACAGATAAAGTGCTTTCAGAAAATTTTCACAAACAACAGTTGCTAATTGATTAGTCAACAGATTGAACAATCGTGCATCAATCAAGCTGCATATCCCCCCTCTCCCCCCAGCTTGAACTAGGAGGTGGTAAGACATTATAAACTagctgttatgttttttttcttgcgATGTTGTCATTTGCTTTGATTGGCTGATTCCTCAAGATGAATGAGGAAGGAGCTGAGTGTTGTTGATACTATGACACAGATGAGTGACTGCTCTGTGATTCAGCCGGCTTAATAGCAGCAGCAATCCCATTAGCTCAATGTCCAGACACGTTATGCATGCTAGTTTGCGTTTTCATCCAGCTGTGCAGGGATATGGAAACAAGTGACATTGAGCATTGTGCTCTGGGGGCCCCATCTTTGCTGGTGAAAGTCACCAGCGTCAGAGGTCAAATAACTCTGTGTAAGGGAGGGAAAGAAATGGCAGGAAGGAGAAAACTGCTGATACATACATGGGATCCACCTGTGAGATAAAATTCTAATACTTATGTAtgaagtctttttctttttgtgctaAAAGGAAGGAGGAGCTGAATTTAGATGTTCCATTGATCTATTTTTGGTGCTGTGCCATCCGCATTGATGTTCCCCTGTCTGGTTCAGTGTGGGGCAGGCAGGCTATCCTAGTCTTGCACTTTCTATTCAGCCAGGAGGAGAATGCTCAGTGATGCATGTGACATTACCTCGCCTCCCAATGAGACAGAGCCGAACTGGAAGTTAAGGATTTTTATATCGATCAAGGTAATTGTCAGGGTCAAGCAAGCTTCACTGCATGGTCCGTCACTTTTTGACAAGTTAGCTAAAACACACTGCAATTTAGCACGGGTGACCGTTGTGGAAATGGTGGCTGCCTTGTGCTTCACTTGTCCTGAATATGTAAGGACTCctgtattttctgtttcattgcATTAAAGGgcggagagagaaagaaaaacaagatgctTTTCTATTACATTAGCAATTACAGATATGGCTTCTGTATAATAATAGACTTTCGTGAATGATTGTTCTCTCATTTCACAGACCACTGGCCATTTCCTCAATTATTTCTTCTTATGGGAGCTCTGGTCATCAGATTAGGACATGCTGCCTCTATAGAACAAAGCACGGTGAAGGTTGTTTCTAGGTTGTAGAtcagcacatacagtatctcacttcaaaagaaaagacaacattttaaaaaagaaaaagaatgtaatgcacatttttacatttatacatctGTCATGTCAACATAttgaatatatatatgaaaaactgaaaaaagtcacACCAGGAATATGTTCCCCTCTGGACAACCAACTCCATAAAATAAATGGAGTGCAATATCAGAGATGGAAAGAAACAACTAAACcctgaattattattttctacCTTCACTGAATTCCCAAGATTATTAAGAGCTAATAGTCATATACTATTGAGGAGCCACTTTACTACTAATAGTAGTGAATGAAAGGAGTTGTTCCATATGGAGTGACAGTCCTCTGGGAAGAACCAGCAGGGTTAATGGCTCCGTACTCCATGATGAGAATCTTCTATATGAAATATGTATGGAGGAATCAGCCCGGGAGCCACAAAGCTGCTGCAGTATCACACTATGTCTTCTGAATTTCAATCTTATTACACCTTGTTGTCTTTATGCTTGTTTTATGCTCAGCGTTGTCTTTGCTTTCACCAGATGAAATtgattattaacaaaataaaactctctTTTTGTCGGTTGTTTcatgtgtttaaaaagtaattagAAAAAACGGAgatgaaacaaagagaaaattgTGAGTGAATGACGTCTGTGTTAAGGGTGAATAATGATGCTAGAGATACACCGTTCATGTCACATCAGCTGGGCCAAAGGATACCCACACCCAGAACacccagagacacacactgtcagATCAAAGTCATTATCATAATCAATCATCCAAAACCTAGGATGATTGATTATGAACCTGACACACTCCACGGTTCCTTTTCTGTGGTACAGCTCAATCTTACAAAGgggaaaattgaaaaaaggcTCGTAACAGACTAAACACTTTTTTGTGCAAATTATACGTTGAGCAAACAATTAGTTGTTCTTACAGATCGGCAACATCTGCATTGTTTGTCCACTCACTGAACTCTATAAAGCAATGCAGAATTATTGGTTTTATAAGTCTATTCCCCTATTCCAGCTTAtcaaatttgaatttgttttgccTTACTAGATTTGCTAGTTTTCTGTAGATTGTATTACAGTTTTGAGAGCATCACCTTTAGTGTGGGTAACTGGGATATTTTTGATATTACTGCGacatttcttttctcctttctggTATTTTTATAGGCCAAAAGATTAACTGAGAAAGTAAGTCAATATTATATGTCTTTAATTTCTAACATCTTAGcattattttgctcatttgaaCAATACCTGAGCAATAACTTCTGTAAATATATGCAGTATAAATCCAATAACTATGCTTAAACTGCTGTGCTTAtagtgtttctttaaaataacaataaatcaaatgacCATGTGTAATTGCAGAGGTGTTGGGCTGCTACTATTCAGTAGCAGCCCAGCACCAAATAGTAGACAGACAACGTTAGTGAGTAATTAGTGAACATGCAACATTTACACTAACAAAGAAGATGGACAATATCAAAACAAAGCTAAAGGCGTGTGAATATGGGGCtataatgtatatttaacaTTCACTAGGCCAAAAACACAACTTCAAATGAATGCTGAAATTTTTCTCCAACCttttaatgaattaataattaattactgtaagtaatttgtgttttatgttataTAATgtcaaaacagatttttgtcAGACAAAATACAGCACTGTGTAGTTAAGCTAGATGACATCTTACAACAAaggaagatggaggaggaaTTTAATCCTGATACAGGTTTTAATACAAGGAGTGGCATTCAGGGTATAAGGGGTGTGATTGCTTCCATCTCTAGAGATTTCATCCATCTTAGTGATAAAGAGCTCAACCCCGAAGGGACCATTAACATTTACACAGCCATATTGGAACTGCCAGACTGTCTGTGTTTGATGAATTAGTAGATGAATTTGCTGAGTCCTACCTCTTATTGGAACCAGAAGAGATTCATTAGAACTTAATCAGTGTTTTATGTCACTATGATGGAACCGAGAGCAAATTAGGACAATGTTTAAGGTGAAAATTGAAAAGCGGACGGTGTTTGTCTTCATGATATTTCTGTATGGTGTGTGcggttttggtttaaaaaataaagacagatgtATTGGATTTTCATTGTGCTTGGTTGGATTTggatacaaaaataaagaacagttGAGTTTGACTGTGCAGTGTTTGTCATTGCGTTTAAAGATGAGACGTACGTGTTATGTTTTCTAGCATATTGATTATACCAATCAAAGTAAACCATCATGTCAAAATaccattaaatgaaaaataatcataCTCTTGatgattttaactttttattaatttacagattatctgtttgtttgtacaGGACAGAGAATTCTTCACCATAAAAGTAACGTGCTAGAGACGGTGGTGCTTATCAACCCATCGGATGAAGCAGTCAGTACTGAGGTAAAAATGAGCTATAATTGTTGACAACACTATTATTATAACCTCTTCTTTATTCTTTCTGAAAAGATCATCTCATATTATTTTATCTGAGTTGTTATTCCCAAATCAATTTAATACATTAACACAACAATTAGAGCTCGATAAAGGATTATTAATCAGCCTTGACTGTCCACCATGTTTAGccaatttttcacatttgtaataTCAGCTCCATTCATTGCTGTTAAATTGGGGCAATTAGGAGCTTCAGAGACCAAAGAGACTTATGTCCCATTTTCCACTAGAATAACAAGTGCAGCACTTTAACTTGCATTAATTAACACTTAGTACATAAGATTGTCAGGATCCTAGATAACACAAGTGTGTTACATGTATCACTGCTCTTTTTCCGTCTTGCGTCCACACCCTAACCATGTGGGCAGTCTAATGGTGCATTAATAATATCTCATAGCACAGCAGGGTTGACCTGCTCAGCTGCCCAGAACAGCTGATGTTGCTGAagtagaaaaaaagagcaacacagagaggaagaagcaaagagagagaggataAAATCTGAGCAATGTGGACAGTAAGAGTAAGACAGTAAGACAGTCTGCTAATTAGCTTATGGACTTGAGTGACATGAAACTGGTGATACACAAAATCATTAAGCTGATTGCTGCATGAGcacttctttcactttttgGCCATCTGCTTTCAACTACTTAGTGGTACATTATAGTAGTAAAGAatatgtttgttggtttttataaTTTCCAGGTTCGTTTGATGATCTCCGACACGGCCAGACACAAGCTGCTTGTTCTCTCAGGGCAATGCTCCGAGAACACTGGAGAGCTGATCCTTCAGTCTGGATCATTCTCTTTCTTCAACTTCATAGACATATTCACTGACCAGGAGGTAAGAGAGTTGAAGAATTATTTTTGCAAGCACACAAAGTGCATTACATATTACAGCCCTTTTGTGACTTTTGTGAAgttaaatacagaaacaaatgcATGAAGTCTTCTTACCCAATTGCAGCCAATCTAGTATAACATAATTGCATGGCAAaacaaatttgcatttaataatgtttaaagttaaaagtcACCTAATCTTTCTCACGTTTAGATTGGGGAATTGCTCAGCACCATTCACCCAGCAAACAAAGCCAGCCTCATACTCTCCTGTCCTCAACAAGGTGACTGGAAAAACTCAAACCTGGACAAACACAACCTGCAGGACTTCATTAACATGAAACTAAACTCCACTCTCATACTCCCTGAAATGGAAGGCCTTTCCGAGTTCACAGAGTATTTATCTGAGTCAGTAGAGATCCCGTCTCCTTTCGACATGTTAGAGCCACCCACCTCAGGCGGATTCCTGAAACTCTCCAAACCGTGCTGTTACATTTTCCCCGGTGGTCGCGGTGACTCTGCCCTATTTGCTGTAAATGGCTTCAACATGCTCATTAACGGTGGCTCTGACAGGAAGTCATGCTTCTGGAAGCTTGTGAGACATCTGGATCGCGTAGACTCAATCCTCCTGACCCACATCGGTGACGACAACCTGCCAGGCATCAACAGCATGCTGCAGAGGAAGATTGCTGAGCTCGAGGAGGAGCAATCACAGGGTTCGACAGCTAATAGCGACTGGGTGAAGAACATGATTTCTCCAGATATTggtgttgtgtttgtgaatcTTCCTGAAAACCTGGGAAGCCCGGAGCCTAATTACAGAGTGCGGAAGAATGTTGAGGAGGCAGCATTTACTCAGCAATTCCTCACCAAGTTAAATTTGAGGATAGAGTCTTTACAAAGGCCTGTTGGAAACACCATAGAACCGGTAATACTTTTTCAGAAAATGGGCGTCGGTAAGCTCGAGATGTATGTGCTTAATCCATCAAAGAACAGCAAAGAGATGCAGCACTTTATGAAGCAGTGGACAGGCAGTGAAAAAGACACTACCTCCATTCTGCTGCCAAACGGAAAGGAATCAGAGTTCCCAGTCTCTTACCTGAATTCTATCTCTTCACTTATTGTATGGCACCCGGCAAATCCCTCAGATAAGGTTGTGCGTGTTCTTTTTTCTGGAAATGCCACCCAACATCACATCTTTGAAGGTTTAGAAAAGCTAAAGCACTTGGACTTCTTGAAGCAGCCGGTTGTCACTCAAAAAGCAATGTCTTCTAATATGCCATCAACACCAACATTAAAGCAAGCCAAGATGAAACAAAGAACAGACAGCAAAGAGAGCCTAAAGTCTACTCCAAAGCCATCACCGAGCAGGAGTGTCAGGAAGGATTCGAAGgaagaaacacatgaaaaagcAAAGACAGATGCAGAATCAACTCATGAGAAACcacaaaagacagagaaaaaagaaaaggtcccattgaaaaaggaaaaggcaAAACCACCTGAGAAAGAAGCCAAAgccaaagcagaacaaacagcaCAACATGAAActccagaaaaaaagaaatctgaattAAAACCCAAAGCTGAAAAGGTTATTAAGAAGGACACCAAAATgactgtggaaaagaaaaaggaggttaaaaaagaagcaacaaaGAAAGAGGATGTGCACAAGCAAGATAGtaaaaaggatgaaaaagtaaagaaagaagaagcaaagaaaGTTACAAAAAAGGATATTAGAAGAGATTCACCaatgaaggaaaagaaggaagaaaagaaagagcaaaagaaagacatcaAAAAGCCCtctaaagatttaaaaaagacatcGGCTGTGGGTGAGGACAAGACTTTCAAACCAAAGCCACTGAAAAAAGATGATGCCTCAAAGAAAGATGCAGGAATGCCACCAAAGttgaaagagaaaggaaaacaaaagttgaCAAAGAAGGAGACAAAAGTGGACAGTTCCAGACTTGCAGttactgctgctactgttgcAGAGGATCTAGAAGCAGAACaatctcagctgtcctcaccaGAGGACCTCACTAAAGACTTTGAAGAGCTCAGAGCTGAAGAGCTGATGGAGGATGATGCAACTGTGCAACAAATTAAGGAAGAAGAGGTTGTGATGATCCACCTTGAACAAGTAATGCAAACCAAAGAGTCACCTGAGGCCCTGGAGTCTGTGGACGAGGGTATAATCACAACAGAGGGTGAAGGAGACAATGGAATGACTCCGGAGGAGCAGGTTCTCAAGGGAAAACTCGATGGAAGTCCAATTGAGAAGTTTGAAGATGAGGGCACTGTTATAGAGGAGACATCAGAGGGAGGGGAATATGAAGAGAAGGGACAGACAGAAGAGGTCTATGAACCACAGAGAGTGGAATCGGACAAAGATAAGCTTACTCCGATTGAAGACGAATACCAGGAcagacatgatgatgatgatgacaaaccAGGGGACCGCACAGAGGATGTCGATGATGTGGctaataaaaatatagaatCTGCCCTTATAAGTGAAACAGAGACCGTGAAACAGAATCTGTTTCTATCAGCCTCACCCAAAGTGTCTTCACCTGTTTCTCCAGCTGTGTCTATCCATGATGAAACTCTCCCAGTTGGTTCAGAAACCTCAACGCCCTCAGATGAGGAGAACCGCGATAAAGCCCCAGAAGACTACACTGCCACCTCCGGCCTCACTCAGTCCACCATTGAGATCTCTAGTGTGCCTACTCCCATTGATAAGATGTTAACTCCAAAAGATATTATGAGTGACGAAACCAACAATGATGAGACTGACTCTCTTCCAAAGGATGTCGCCAGGTTTGAGACATCTGCATCTGAAGCATATGATAGGAAGAAGATCTCTCCACTTCAGGATATGCCAACGTCTGATTACTCTCACAGTGACGCCACAGAAGGCCAGGACTACAACCACTCTGCATCAACAATATCTCCACCTTCCCCACTAGAAGAAGATAGATTCTGTAAGGCATTTCCCTCAGAGGGAAAAAGTGAAGGGTTTGACACAGTTCAAGAGTCAAGTGAAAAGTTTGATACAGACTCAGCTAGACTCAGTGCAGCTTCCACCACATCACCGCTGGTTCGTTCGCCCTCTGTCGACCGCAAGGAAACATTTGATTCTCCACCAGCGTTTGCTGCTCCAATAGAACTGTCCACCACATTTGCAGGATGCACAAGGTCAACAGCTGATTCCTCCATTAGCCCAGATGACAAGACATTGGAAGGAGCTAACTCACCTCAGTCCTCTGGTCACACACCTTACTATCAATCACCAGTAGAGGAAAAAGCAGGAGCTTTACCACACGTCTTAGATGACCAGGCAGGGGGTCCAATAATTGTGGAGGTCAGTGATAAAGAGGATTCTTCCAACAGAGTTACCCCAGAGCCTGATGAGCCAAAGTTAGAAAGTGTCTCCCTTGTAGAGAGGGTAATGTTATCTCCAAAAAGCCCGCCTCCAACTGAGGCTGATTCCCCAACAAAGGAGGAAAAATCAGTCTTTGATACAGATCATAACAAAAGTGAAGAAAACAGCCATTCAGGCTCAGCACCACTTACTAAACATGAACCAGACAGCATTGCATTCTCTGCTTTCaaagaagaaagtaaaatgtCTATTTCAGAGGGTACCATGTCGGACAAATCAGGAACCCCTCTGGAGGAAGTGGTGGCAGAAGACACCTTTTCACATTTGGCTTCAGTGTCCACAGCCTCCCTGGCTACCAGCTCATTGCCAGAGCCCACCACTGTTTCTCCTTCCCTTCATGCTGAGGTAGGCTCTCCTCACTCGACTGAAGTAGACGactccctgtctgtctctgtggttCAGACCCCAACCACTTTCCAAGAGGGTGAAGTATCGCCATCCAAGGAAGACAGCCCCAGGCCCATGTCAATCTCCCCAGATACCTCACCAAAGACAAAAGGTCAGACAGAGTTGCAGGACGCTAAATCCCCAGAGCACTCAACTATGTCAATAGAGTTTGGCCAGGAGTCACCTGATCACTCCTTAGCCCTGGACTTTAGTAAGCAATCTCCAGAGCACAAATCTGTTGGCAGCTCACGTGCTACAGAGAATGGTCCGACTGAGGTTGACTATAGTCCCTCAGATGCAACTGATGTAAGATCACCTGGACAGCCAAGATCCACAGTGGAGACGCCATTGCTTTTTGAAGAGAGCGACTCAGTCCGTGCGGCTTCTGCAACTCCATCAGATGCATCCCAGTCCACACCCTCTGTGTCAACCCCATGCCAAATGACAGAGATTCCACATACTGTGGCTGAGCAGATGGATAAGTCACCCGTCACTCCCAAGGCATCCTCTCTCACCCACTCTCCCCATTCCAATGAGCCATCCCCAGTGCTAGGAAGCCCCACATTTAAAGACAGCACCAGCCCAGTTTCACCAACTATGGAGTTCATTGCTCATGAGTCTGACATAGTGCAGAAATATGCAAAGTCACCCTCACCTCCCAAGGCATCCTCTCTCACCCACTCTCCCCATTCCAATGAGCCATCCCCAGTGCTAGGAAGCCCCACATTTAAAGACAGCACCAGCCCAGTTTCAGCAACTATGGAGTTCATTGCTCAGGAGTCGGACATAGTGCAGAAATATGCTAAGTCACCCTCACCTCCCAAGGCATCCTCTCTCACCCACTCTCCCCATTCCAATGAGCCATCCCCAGTGCTAGGAAGCCCCACATTTAAAGACAGCACCAGCCCAGTTTCACCAACTATGGAGTTCATTGCTCATGAGTCTGACATAGTGCAGAAATATGCTAAGTCACCCTCACCTCCCAAGGCATCCTCTCTCACCCACTCTCCCCATTCCAATGAGCCATCCCCAGTGCTAGGAAGCCCCACATTTAAAGACAGCACCAGCCCAGTTTCAGCAACTATGGAGTTCATTGCTCAGGAGTCGGACATAGTGCAGAAATATGCTAAGTCACCCTCACCTCCCAAGGCATCCTCTCTCACCCACTCTCCCCATTCCAATGAACCATCCCCAGTGCTAGGAAGCCCCACATTTAAAGACAGCACCAGCCCAGTTTCATCAACTCTGGAGTTCATTGCTCATGAGTCGGACATAGTGCAGAAATATGGTAAGTCACCCTCACCTCCCAAAGCTACTTCTCCATCGTCTTCTTTTACCCTTTCAAAAGAAGAGACACATTCCCCATCAAAAGAGACTAATCCTTTTAAATGTGAGGACTCTCCACTTGAGGCAAAATCCCCTATGAGTCCCAAAGTTCCCTTGCCATCATATCTACCTCTTTCCTC from the Channa argus isolate prfri chromosome 18, Channa argus male v1.0, whole genome shotgun sequence genome contains:
- the map1b gene encoding microtubule-associated protein 1B, which gives rise to MATLVESADMETLGGQSHTGASPTSSSPSHHFNDSKFYLLVVIGEIITEDHLKCAIADIEKGIRSWDTNLLDCNLDQELKLFVSRHSARFSADVKGQRILHHKSNVLETVVLINPSDEAVSTEVRLMISDTARHKLLVLSGQCSENTGELILQSGSFSFFNFIDIFTDQEIGELLSTIHPANKASLILSCPQQGDWKNSNLDKHNLQDFINMKLNSTLILPEMEGLSEFTEYLSESVEIPSPFDMLEPPTSGGFLKLSKPCCYIFPGGRGDSALFAVNGFNMLINGGSDRKSCFWKLVRHLDRVDSILLTHIGDDNLPGINSMLQRKIAELEEEQSQGSTANSDWVKNMISPDIGVVFVNLPENLGSPEPNYRVRKNVEEAAFTQQFLTKLNLRIESLQRPVGNTIEPVILFQKMGVGKLEMYVLNPSKNSKEMQHFMKQWTGSEKDTTSILLPNGKESEFPVSYLNSISSLIVWHPANPSDKVVRVLFSGNATQHHIFEGLEKLKHLDFLKQPVVTQKAMSSNMPSTPTLKQAKMKQRTDSKESLKSTPKPSPSRSVRKDSKEETHEKAKTDAESTHEKPQKTEKKEKVPLKKEKAKPPEKEAKAKAEQTAQHETPEKKKSELKPKAEKVIKKDTKMTVEKKKEVKKEATKKEDVHKQDSKKDEKVKKEEAKKVTKKDIRRDSPMKEKKEEKKEQKKDIKKPSKDLKKTSAVGEDKTFKPKPLKKDDASKKDAGMPPKLKEKGKQKLTKKETKVDSSRLAVTAATVAEDLEAEQSQLSSPEDLTKDFEELRAEELMEDDATVQQIKEEEVVMIHLEQVMQTKESPEALESVDEGIITTEGEGDNGMTPEEQVLKGKLDGSPIEKFEDEGTVIEETSEGGEYEEKGQTEEVYEPQRVESDKDKLTPIEDEYQDRHDDDDDKPGDRTEDVDDVANKNIESALISETETVKQNLFLSASPKVSSPVSPAVSIHDETLPVGSETSTPSDEENRDKAPEDYTATSGLTQSTIEISSVPTPIDKMLTPKDIMSDETNNDETDSLPKDVARFETSASEAYDRKKISPLQDMPTSDYSHSDATEGQDYNHSASTISPPSPLEEDRFCKAFPSEGKSEGFDTVQESSEKFDTDSARLSAASTTSPLVRSPSVDRKETFDSPPAFAAPIELSTTFAGCTRSTADSSISPDDKTLEGANSPQSSGHTPYYQSPVEEKAGALPHVLDDQAGGPIIVEVSDKEDSSNRVTPEPDEPKLESVSLVERVMLSPKSPPPTEADSPTKEEKSVFDTDHNKSEENSHSGSAPLTKHEPDSIAFSAFKEESKMSISEGTMSDKSGTPLEEVVAEDTFSHLASVSTASLATSSLPEPTTVSPSLHAEVGSPHSTEVDDSLSVSVVQTPTTFQEGEVSPSKEDSPRPMSISPDTSPKTKGQTELQDAKSPEHSTMSIEFGQESPDHSLALDFSKQSPEHKSVGSSRATENGPTEVDYSPSDATDVRSPGQPRSTVETPLLFEESDSVRAASATPSDASQSTPSVSTPCQMTEIPHTVAEQMDKSPVTPKASSLTHSPHSNEPSPVLGSPTFKDSTSPVSPTMEFIAHESDIVQKYAKSPSPPKASSLTHSPHSNEPSPVLGSPTFKDSTSPVSATMEFIAQESDIVQKYAKSPSPPKASSLTHSPHSNEPSPVLGSPTFKDSTSPVSPTMEFIAHESDIVQKYAKSPSPPKASSLTHSPHSNEPSPVLGSPTFKDSTSPVSATMEFIAQESDIVQKYAKSPSPPKASSLTHSPHSNEPSPVLGSPTFKDSTSPVSSTLEFIAHESDIVQKYGKSPSPPKATSPSSSFTLSKEETHSPSKETNPFKCEDSPLEAKSPMSPKVPLPSYLPLSSDPCSYSFACGSGDPDLTRRSPSAPSKTDVDLCLVTSCEYRHPKTELSPSFINPNPLEYFINEESAREEDKPLAKLGGGPPPPGGKISAKQCEETPPTSISESAPSQTDSDVPPGTEECPSITADANIDSEDDSETLPTDRTLTYRHADPTPMALRDSAPSSGHHDVCMVDPEALKAEENLHNANTDAEEKQLKKKLLKKSSSPAKKSGLSKVKETKTASPKKSVGEGKDAKNATNTSASKGVKSATPGTGSGKVSSAASLPNCPPMYMDLVYIPNHCSAKNVDAEFFKRLRSSYYVVSGNDQSAQEPSREVLDALLEGKAQWGNNMQVTLIPTHDTDVLREWYQETHDKQQELNVMVLASSSTVVMQDESFPACKIEM